Proteins from a single region of Octopus bimaculoides isolate UCB-OBI-ISO-001 chromosome 11, ASM119413v2, whole genome shotgun sequence:
- the LOC106884067 gene encoding transcription factor kayak isoform X2, with protein sequence MTNNTMLDMVPLEIGKDFKLPDINERSVTPDSFSENGNNGIYQSDSPQHSHNQSDDRSPFSRNLQMIRRKKNRLAAQKCREKKKERIRILEEEIKSLIKENYSLKQANYELGEKLSEQQKKLEEAQCFIRSTDRSHHLENTYQLFHNKQQQILAAPNILNKNTITDNVSFGHHRHHNSMAPNNLLANFIDCI encoded by the exons ATGACAAACAATACTATGTTGGATATGGTTCCCTTAGAGATAGGCAAGGATTTCAAATTACCTGACATTAATGAAAGATCAGTAACACCAGATTCATTCTCAGAAAATGGAAATAACGGTATCTACCAATCAGATTCTCCACAGCACAGTCATAACCAG AGTGATGATAGGAGCCCTTTTTCAAGAAACCTGCAGATgataagaaggaagaaaaatcgGTTAGCAGCGCAGAAATGtcgagagaagaagaaagaacggATCCGAATTTTGGAAGAG GAAATCAAGTCactaattaaagaaaattatagttTAAAACAGGCAAATTATGAATTAGGGGAAAAATTGtctgaacaacaaaagaaactggaGGAAGCCCAATGCTTTATCCGTTCTACAGATCGGAGCCATCATTTAGAAAATACATATCAACTCTTCCACAATAAACAGCAGCAGATCTTAGCAGCGCCAAATATCCTCAACAAGAATACAATAACGGATAATGTTTCTTTTGGACATCATAGGCATCATAATTCTATGGCACCTAATAATTTGTTGGCAAATTTCATagattgtatataa